A window of Sutcliffiella cohnii contains these coding sequences:
- the panF gene encoding sodium/pantothenate symporter has translation MNWQVIFPLIIFVISIFVVGFWSSRHLKNSSNFLQEYFLGSRELGGFILAMTMVATYGSASSFIGGPGTAYTQGLGWVLLAMAQVATGYFTLLILGKKFAIYARKYKAITLIDFLRSRYNNSKSVSLVAAFSIIIFIFSAMAAQWVGGARLIESLTGLSYTSALFIFAVCVIIYVIIGGFRAVAVTDSIQGVVMFVGTLIILIGTIIAGGGISNIISDLARENPNLVTPFGHDGGLTPAYVSSFWILVGVGVVALPQVTVRAMSYKSSKAMHRALITGTIVVGFIMLGMHLIGVFARPILPDIAVGDSVMPLITMEVLPPWLAGIVLAAPLAAIMSTVDSLLLLVSSAVVKDVYLNFIKPSASSKQIKQVSFGVTTVLGILVFAMALSPPDLLIWLNLFAFGGLQSAFIWPVIMGLYWQRGNQHGALASMVVGVSSYIIVHNFAPNMMGVHSVVFPIIFSLLAFVIVSLLTKETIISNSNKLQA, from the coding sequence ATGAACTGGCAAGTAATATTTCCATTAATAATTTTTGTCATCTCCATTTTTGTTGTTGGCTTTTGGTCGTCTCGTCATCTGAAAAATTCTAGTAACTTCTTGCAGGAATACTTTCTCGGAAGCAGGGAGTTAGGCGGATTCATTTTAGCGATGACAATGGTAGCCACTTACGGAAGTGCGAGTAGTTTCATCGGTGGACCAGGTACTGCCTATACGCAAGGATTGGGCTGGGTACTTCTTGCGATGGCTCAAGTGGCGACAGGTTATTTTACATTACTTATTTTAGGGAAAAAATTTGCGATATACGCCCGCAAATATAAAGCAATTACCCTCATTGATTTTTTACGTAGTCGTTACAATAACAGTAAGTCTGTATCCCTTGTAGCTGCTTTCAGTATTATTATCTTTATCTTTTCCGCAATGGCAGCTCAATGGGTAGGCGGAGCAAGATTAATAGAATCATTAACAGGTCTTTCTTATACATCTGCCCTATTTATATTTGCAGTTTGTGTCATCATTTATGTTATTATCGGCGGATTCCGTGCTGTTGCAGTAACTGACTCCATTCAAGGGGTTGTCATGTTTGTTGGTACATTAATCATTTTAATTGGGACGATTATTGCAGGAGGTGGGATTTCAAATATTATCTCAGATCTTGCTAGGGAAAACCCAAATTTAGTAACACCATTTGGACATGACGGCGGACTTACTCCAGCCTATGTTTCGTCCTTCTGGATATTAGTTGGTGTTGGAGTTGTTGCCCTTCCACAAGTTACCGTTCGTGCGATGTCGTATAAAAGTTCAAAAGCAATGCACCGAGCGTTAATTACTGGAACAATCGTAGTCGGCTTTATTATGCTCGGAATGCATTTAATTGGAGTATTTGCACGTCCAATCCTTCCAGATATTGCAGTGGGAGACTCTGTTATGCCATTAATTACGATGGAAGTATTGCCACCATGGCTAGCTGGAATCGTACTAGCAGCACCGTTAGCTGCCATTATGTCGACGGTTGACTCGCTTCTTTTATTAGTAAGTTCTGCGGTTGTAAAAGATGTGTACTTAAACTTCATTAAACCATCAGCTTCAAGCAAACAAATAAAACAAGTTAGTTTCGGTGTGACGACTGTTCTTGGAATTCTCGTATTTGCGATGGCGTTAAGTCCACCAGACTTATTAATTTGGTTAAACTTATTTGCTTTCGGTGGTTTACAATCCGCTTTTATATGGCCAGTCATTATGGGACTATATTGGCAACGAGGTAATCAGCATGGGGCACTCGCTTCGATGGTTGTCGGTGTATCTTCCTATATTATTGTTCATAATTTCGCACCAAATATGATGGGAGTTCATTCTGTTGTATTTCCAATTATCTTTTCACTACTAGCCTTTGTTATCGTAAGTTTATTAACAAAAGAAACGATTATATCTAATTCAAATAAGCTACAAGCCTAA
- a CDS encoding M20 family metallopeptidase — MPSIKQSHENRSVRDREEVIELTQKLVQIPSVYRPGVEGGNEEKVANYVAQYLRDLGIEVHVEEVEPGRPNVIGIVDSGKPGPTLLFEGHTDVVTEGDREAWTYDPFGAVIENGRMYGRGTNDTKGNLACMITATHSILRDKEEWSGKIILCIPCDEEGMMIGIKHFIKQGWADNVDGAIICEPEENQICVSQKGAMRIVIRVYGKMAHGAMPLSGINPNTRMAKIICALDDYEQREKERLGCHPQLGWPSITPTILQAPVRGDAQINVVPDQCMTTLDVRTVPGQNHEEIRKEIQHIFDRFAQDDENFRAEFEVIEDRPWTETDINEPVVQAIAKAYEEVTGKPPVYNGVPGATDGTFLHLAGVPIVTTGAGDREVPHQIDEYVDIDELAETTEMYRTAALLFLNRGKDE; from the coding sequence ATGCCGTCTATCAAACAATCCCATGAAAATAGAAGTGTGAGAGATCGAGAGGAAGTTATTGAATTAACGCAAAAACTTGTCCAAATCCCTAGTGTATATCGTCCAGGTGTGGAAGGAGGAAACGAAGAAAAAGTAGCGAATTATGTTGCGCAATATTTAAGAGATTTAGGTATCGAAGTTCATGTAGAAGAAGTCGAGCCAGGCCGGCCGAATGTAATTGGTATCGTTGATTCTGGAAAACCAGGCCCAACATTGCTATTTGAAGGGCATACGGATGTAGTAACAGAGGGAGATCGAGAAGCTTGGACATACGACCCGTTTGGAGCGGTTATCGAAAACGGAAGGATGTACGGTCGCGGTACGAATGATACGAAAGGAAATCTTGCCTGCATGATCACCGCAACTCATTCAATTTTAAGGGATAAAGAAGAGTGGTCAGGAAAAATAATTCTTTGTATTCCGTGCGATGAAGAAGGAATGATGATCGGTATAAAGCATTTTATTAAGCAAGGTTGGGCTGATAATGTAGACGGCGCTATTATTTGTGAACCGGAAGAAAATCAAATATGTGTAAGTCAAAAAGGGGCAATGCGTATCGTAATTCGTGTGTATGGAAAAATGGCTCACGGAGCAATGCCTCTTAGCGGAATTAACCCAAATACGAGAATGGCTAAAATTATATGTGCATTAGACGACTACGAGCAACGAGAAAAGGAAAGACTTGGCTGCCATCCACAATTAGGCTGGCCGAGTATTACACCGACGATTCTGCAAGCACCTGTTCGTGGGGATGCTCAAATTAATGTCGTTCCAGATCAATGTATGACGACACTAGATGTAAGAACGGTTCCTGGACAAAATCATGAAGAGATAAGAAAAGAAATTCAACATATTTTTGACAGGTTTGCTCAAGATGATGAAAACTTTAGAGCGGAGTTTGAAGTGATTGAGGACCGACCTTGGACAGAAACAGATATAAACGAACCAGTCGTGCAAGCCATTGCAAAAGCATATGAAGAAGTTACTGGAAAGCCCCCTGTTTATAACGGAGTTCCTGGTGCGACAGATGGAACATTCCTCCATCTAGCTGGAGTTCCTATTGTCACAACTGGTGCAGGCGACCGCGAAGTTCCACATCAAATTGATGAATACGTAGATATCGACGAATTGGCAGAAACAACAGAAATGTACCGAACAGCAGCTTTACTGTTTTTAAATAGAGGAAAAGACGAGTGA
- a CDS encoding tartrate dehydrogenase, whose amino-acid sequence MSQYKIAVIPGDGIGPEVMKEALKVLEGLKEQDSTFQFQADMFDWNSDYYLKHGKMMPENGMETLKNYDAILFGAIGDERVPDEITIWELIMPIRKQFQQYINLRPVKKLDGMKTRYDDVEIDFVIVRENAEGEYSNSGGRLYQGMELELAIQNTVITKRGTSLAAQFAFEYAKKNGKKKVTSGTKSNAVIHSMKLWDEAVQLVASNYPEITLEENYIDALAAYFVQRPQSFEVVVASNLFGDILSDLGSALVGGLGISPSANLNPNREYPSMFEPVHGSAPDIAGTGKANPIAQIWSTAMMLEHLGRNDLAEKIMIGIESVVKQGKVLTADLGGTATTEEMGQAIIEAMLANTERTLA is encoded by the coding sequence ATGTCACAATATAAAATTGCAGTCATTCCAGGAGATGGAATCGGTCCTGAAGTAATGAAGGAAGCCTTAAAAGTATTGGAAGGTCTAAAAGAGCAAGATTCAACCTTTCAATTTCAAGCAGATATGTTCGATTGGAATTCTGATTATTATTTAAAACACGGTAAAATGATGCCAGAAAACGGTATGGAGACACTGAAAAACTATGACGCTATTCTATTTGGAGCAATCGGTGACGAACGTGTCCCTGACGAGATAACGATTTGGGAATTAATTATGCCGATTCGTAAACAATTCCAGCAATATATTAATTTACGACCAGTAAAAAAGCTAGATGGGATGAAAACGAGATACGATGATGTGGAAATTGATTTTGTCATAGTCCGTGAAAACGCAGAAGGAGAATATTCCAATAGTGGAGGACGACTTTATCAAGGGATGGAACTGGAACTAGCGATACAAAATACGGTTATTACTAAACGTGGCACATCACTCGCTGCTCAGTTTGCCTTTGAATATGCAAAGAAAAACGGCAAAAAAAAGGTGACAAGCGGAACGAAATCGAATGCAGTTATCCATTCTATGAAGCTATGGGATGAGGCTGTCCAGTTGGTGGCTAGTAATTATCCTGAAATTACGCTTGAAGAAAATTATATTGACGCACTAGCTGCTTATTTTGTTCAGCGACCACAATCTTTTGAAGTTGTCGTTGCTTCCAACCTTTTTGGGGATATTTTATCTGATTTAGGCTCGGCTCTCGTTGGAGGTTTAGGAATTTCACCATCTGCTAACTTAAACCCAAACCGTGAATATCCATCGATGTTTGAACCTGTACACGGCTCTGCACCAGATATAGCAGGGACGGGAAAAGCCAACCCAATTGCTCAAATTTGGTCAACGGCAATGATGCTGGAGCATCTAGGTCGCAACGACCTTGCAGAAAAAATAATGATTGGTATTGAATCTGTAGTGAAACAAGGGAAAGTATTAACAGCAGATTTAGGAGGAACGGCGACAACAGAAGAAATGGGGCAAGCGATTATAGAAGCTATGTTAGCTAATACAGAAAGAACATTAGCATAA
- a CDS encoding SDR family NAD(P)-dependent oxidoreductase: MRLSGKTYIITGAAGGMGKVTVDRFLEEGANVVACDLSVASLSEKSNNFLTVEGDLTKEEQAENVVAQAIQAFGKLDGLVHIAGIAQKSTPIEDVTLDEWNRIIAINTTAVFLMNRAVVKALSDQEGVIVNVASISTVRPRPGLSSYIASKGAAVSFSQALAIELAPKKVRVNVIHPGPSDTQMLGQFAAEGADVDKMKDSVFKQSVPLGKLIEPIDIANAAVYLCSDEARMVTGTVLHVDGGRGL, translated from the coding sequence ATGAGACTTTCTGGAAAAACATATATTATAACTGGTGCTGCAGGCGGAATGGGTAAAGTTACAGTTGATCGCTTTTTAGAGGAAGGTGCGAATGTCGTTGCCTGTGATCTTTCCGTTGCTTCCCTATCCGAAAAGAGTAACAATTTTTTAACAGTAGAAGGGGATTTAACGAAAGAGGAACAGGCAGAAAATGTTGTCGCGCAAGCTATTCAAGCTTTTGGAAAACTTGATGGATTAGTACATATTGCCGGCATTGCCCAAAAATCTACACCGATTGAGGACGTAACGCTTGATGAGTGGAACCGAATTATCGCAATCAATACGACAGCTGTATTTTTAATGAACCGTGCTGTTGTAAAAGCATTATCAGATCAAGAAGGGGTTATCGTCAATGTTGCTTCCATTTCGACAGTCCGACCACGTCCTGGACTGAGTTCTTATATCGCTTCAAAAGGGGCTGCCGTTTCTTTCTCACAAGCTTTAGCGATTGAGCTCGCTCCGAAAAAGGTAAGAGTAAATGTAATACACCCAGGTCCAAGTGATACACAAATGCTCGGACAATTTGCGGCTGAAGGAGCAGATGTCGATAAAATGAAGGACTCCGTATTCAAGCAAAGTGTTCCTTTAGGCAAGTTAATCGAGCCAATTGACATTGCCAATGCAGCAGTTTATTTATGCTCCGATGAAGCGCGGATGGTAACAGGAACCGTCCTTCATGTAGATGGTGGAAGAGGACTGTAA
- a CDS encoding aldehyde dehydrogenase family protein has translation MKNLKMYINGEWVESASGESITVINPSTGDQVALVPMGKAEDIDAAVRSARKAFESEEWQQTFRPHERGYILLEIAAKIRENKDDLAKLETIDVGKPLSQAYADVEAAARYFEYYAGMADKILGETIPVEYGIIDYTVREPVGVTAHIIPWNYPIQIISRSVAAAIATGNACVVKPAEDTPLTALKLAELFAETKLPKGILNIVTGYGYDAGTALCSHRDINHITFTGSVPTGMAVMKAAAENIVPVTLELGGKSPNIVFSDCDQDAALEWVVKSIIQNAGQTCSAGSRLLVEAEIKEEFVAKVVNRMKELKVGPGISDPDIGPILSKKQFERIESFIFAAEAEGIKVLTGGRGVDVEGGEGGSYFAPTVLDHVDPACKLAQEEIFGPVLSVFSFETEAEALQLANNTEFGLVTGIWTNDVKRAHRIANKVRSGQVFINNYGAGGGIQMPFGGYKKSGFGREKGLEALRNYTQLKNVALRYDG, from the coding sequence ATGAAAAATCTAAAAATGTATATAAATGGAGAATGGGTAGAAAGCGCTTCAGGAGAGAGCATTACTGTCATAAATCCCTCAACTGGAGACCAAGTTGCCCTAGTTCCTATGGGCAAGGCAGAGGATATAGATGCTGCAGTTCGCTCAGCGAGAAAGGCTTTTGAATCGGAAGAATGGCAGCAAACATTCCGTCCTCATGAAAGAGGCTATATTTTGCTAGAGATAGCTGCAAAAATCCGTGAGAACAAAGATGACTTGGCAAAGCTAGAGACAATCGATGTAGGAAAACCGTTGTCCCAGGCGTATGCAGACGTAGAGGCGGCTGCACGATACTTCGAATACTATGCAGGAATGGCAGATAAAATTCTTGGGGAAACAATTCCCGTCGAATATGGAATTATTGATTATACGGTAAGAGAACCTGTGGGGGTAACCGCCCATATTATTCCGTGGAATTATCCGATTCAAATTATTTCAAGAAGTGTCGCTGCGGCGATTGCAACAGGAAATGCTTGTGTTGTGAAACCTGCAGAGGATACCCCATTAACTGCCCTAAAGCTAGCTGAGTTGTTCGCGGAAACGAAGCTACCAAAAGGAATATTGAACATCGTTACTGGCTATGGGTATGACGCTGGAACTGCTTTATGCTCGCACCGTGACATTAATCATATAACATTTACAGGTTCTGTACCGACCGGCATGGCCGTCATGAAGGCAGCGGCGGAAAACATCGTTCCAGTTACACTTGAATTAGGTGGAAAATCACCGAATATCGTGTTTAGTGACTGCGACCAAGATGCAGCGTTAGAATGGGTCGTTAAATCTATTATTCAAAATGCAGGGCAAACATGTTCAGCTGGATCAAGACTTTTAGTAGAAGCAGAGATTAAAGAAGAGTTTGTAGCGAAAGTTGTCAACCGAATGAAAGAGCTGAAGGTAGGTCCTGGTATATCAGATCCGGATATTGGCCCAATTCTATCAAAAAAGCAATTTGAACGAATTGAGTCATTTATCTTTGCTGCAGAAGCTGAAGGGATTAAAGTACTTACAGGGGGAAGAGGAGTGGATGTAGAAGGTGGCGAGGGCGGTTCGTATTTTGCTCCAACCGTATTAGACCACGTGGATCCAGCCTGTAAACTAGCTCAAGAAGAAATTTTTGGCCCAGTCCTGTCTGTATTTAGTTTTGAGACCGAGGCAGAAGCACTACAACTTGCCAACAATACAGAGTTTGGCTTAGTTACTGGTATTTGGACGAACGATGTAAAACGAGCGCATCGTATCGCGAACAAAGTACGGAGCGGCCAAGTATTTATCAACAACTACGGAGCTGGCGGCGGAATCCAAATGCCATTCGGCGGATACAAAAAAAGCGGCTTCGGCCGAGAAAAAGGCCTAGAAGCATTAAGAAACTACACCCAACTAAAAAACGTCGCACTCAGATACGACGGTTAA
- a CDS encoding MBL fold metallo-hydrolase: MNIQQIRNATIVVNYAGKKFLIDPMLAKKGAYPPFPNAPRQDQNNPLVELPTTIDTIIEGIDVVIVTHLHYDHWDEAAIKALPKDIKLFTQNEEDAIEIRNAGFRNVEVLQEDTVFDGIQLIKTKGEHGRGEILKLAGLVCGVAFKHANEKTLYVAGDTVWYDAVQEVIDTHKPEIIVVNAGDNQFFEGGSLVMGKDDVYEVYKAAPNAKIITVHMEAVNHWGLSREELKNFLTNKGIASSVLVPDDGESYEL, translated from the coding sequence ATGAATATACAACAAATTCGTAATGCAACAATCGTTGTAAACTATGCTGGGAAAAAGTTTTTAATTGATCCAATGTTAGCGAAAAAAGGAGCATATCCACCTTTCCCAAACGCACCTAGACAAGATCAAAATAATCCGTTAGTGGAATTGCCAACTACTATTGACACAATTATTGAAGGTATTGATGTTGTCATCGTTACTCATCTTCATTATGATCATTGGGATGAAGCTGCAATAAAAGCTTTACCAAAGGATATCAAATTATTTACTCAAAATGAAGAAGATGCAATTGAAATTCGAAATGCTGGATTTCGAAATGTAGAAGTTTTACAAGAAGATACTGTATTTGATGGAATTCAATTAATTAAAACGAAAGGCGAGCATGGAAGAGGTGAAATTTTAAAATTAGCAGGGCTAGTATGCGGTGTAGCCTTCAAACACGCTAATGAAAAAACGTTATATGTAGCCGGCGATACGGTTTGGTATGATGCAGTTCAAGAAGTTATCGATACACATAAACCTGAAATTATCGTAGTTAATGCTGGAGATAACCAATTCTTTGAAGGTGGTTCTCTAGTTATGGGTAAAGATGATGTTTATGAAGTATACAAGGCTGCTCCTAACGCAAAAATTATTACTGTCCATATGGAAGCTGTAAACCATTGGGGATTATCTAGAGAAGAATTAAAAAATTTCTTGACGAATAAAGGTATTGCGTCTAGTGTGTTAGTACCTGATGATGGAGAATCGTACGAGCTTTAA
- a CDS encoding Lrp/AsnC family transcriptional regulator, translated as MLDNTDMRILDELSKNSRITMKELGEKVHLTGPATSARVEKLEDSGVIEGYTVKVNVAKLGFVIHAFITIITESIFHQSYLSFVNTKKEYVLNNYKISGDGCYILECKFRSNEEMNHFLEELNQHANYKLAIVINK; from the coding sequence ATGTTAGATAACACGGACATGCGGATTTTGGACGAACTATCTAAAAACAGTCGAATAACAATGAAAGAATTAGGGGAAAAAGTTCATCTGACTGGTCCCGCCACTTCCGCGAGAGTGGAGAAGTTAGAGGATAGTGGGGTGATTGAAGGATATACCGTAAAAGTGAACGTAGCCAAACTAGGATTTGTTATACATGCTTTTATTACAATCATTACAGAAAGTATCTTTCATCAATCTTATCTATCATTCGTTAATACAAAAAAAGAATATGTTTTAAATAATTATAAAATAAGCGGGGACGGTTGCTATATTCTCGAATGTAAATTCCGATCAAACGAAGAAATGAATCATTTTTTAGAAGAACTCAACCAACACGCAAACTACAAATTAGCAATAGTAATAAATAAATAG
- a CDS encoding DUF429 domain-containing protein, which yields MRVIGIDLSGPSNHKDTVLTVFELQKGQLKFVKCRSDMSDEEILKEVVVQSQLDEVVIGIDAPLSYEDGGGDRESDRELRKFTVEIGMRPGSVMPPTLNRMVYLTLRGIKLSREIATQKSKHPISMVEVHPGAIIGSRMSPNELRYVLTYKQDLEVRRVLLNWLEEQQLIGIPATVAEQSHSIDACAAALGAWHWKVGTWKWKSPAKLPLHPYDYCC from the coding sequence ATGAGAGTCATAGGAATTGATTTATCAGGTCCTAGTAACCATAAGGATACAGTGCTTACAGTATTTGAATTACAAAAAGGGCAATTGAAATTTGTTAAGTGTAGAAGCGATATGAGTGATGAAGAAATCTTAAAAGAGGTTGTAGTACAATCTCAATTAGATGAAGTCGTAATTGGTATCGACGCTCCCTTGTCATATGAAGACGGTGGAGGGGATAGAGAATCAGATCGTGAGTTGCGAAAGTTTACTGTTGAAATCGGGATGAGGCCAGGATCTGTTATGCCTCCTACTTTAAACCGGATGGTATATTTAACATTAAGAGGAATCAAACTTAGTAGAGAAATTGCAACACAGAAATCGAAACACCCTATATCAATGGTGGAAGTGCATCCTGGTGCCATTATCGGTTCCAGAATGTCTCCAAACGAATTGCGTTATGTCCTAACGTATAAGCAAGACTTAGAAGTGAGAAGGGTATTATTAAATTGGCTTGAAGAACAACAGCTTATCGGAATACCAGCAACTGTTGCTGAACAAAGTCATTCGATTGATGCTTGTGCTGCCGCCTTAGGTGCCTGGCATTGGAAGGTAGGCACATGGAAATGGAAATCCCCAGCTAAACTGCCGTTACATCCTTATGATTATTGCTGTTAG
- the ilvA gene encoding threonine ammonia-lyase IlvA gives MSEKTVINKKTVQLEDVMIAYQQIKDVVSHTPLQKNERLSEKFGCNIFLKREDLQHIRSFKLRGAYYKVASLSQKELENGVVCASAGNHAQGVAFACHKLKVHGKIFMPTTTPKQKINQVKLFGKEYVEIILTGDTFDDSYQEANRCAEEENRSFIDPFDDEKVIAGQGTVAIEIMNDCDQKVDYVFAGIGGGGLMSGLSTYIKSVSPDTKMIGVEPAGAASMKESLKENKVITLHDIDNFVDGCAVKTPGSKTFEICRELEDIIVVPEGKVCTSILELYNEHAIVVEPAGALTVAALDFYKDEIKGKNVVLVISGGNNDIGRMQEIKERSMLYEGLLYYFIVNFPQRAGALREFLIEVLDPTDDITRFEYTKKNNKENGPALVGIEIQKRENYQGLIDRMKKKGFSFMEVNKDPDLFNLLI, from the coding sequence ATGAGTGAAAAAACCGTAATCAATAAGAAAACTGTACAACTCGAAGATGTAATGATTGCTTATCAACAGATTAAAGATGTTGTTAGCCATACACCGTTACAAAAAAATGAACGACTATCTGAGAAATTTGGATGTAATATTTTTCTGAAAAGGGAAGACTTGCAGCATATTCGTTCTTTTAAGTTAAGAGGGGCGTACTATAAAGTGGCATCTTTAAGCCAGAAGGAGCTTGAGAATGGTGTCGTTTGTGCGAGTGCAGGTAACCATGCACAAGGGGTTGCCTTTGCATGTCATAAACTAAAAGTTCATGGAAAAATCTTTATGCCGACTACAACACCAAAGCAAAAAATTAACCAAGTAAAACTATTCGGTAAAGAGTACGTAGAAATTATTTTAACTGGTGATACTTTTGACGATTCTTATCAAGAAGCGAATCGTTGTGCAGAAGAAGAAAATCGCTCGTTCATCGATCCATTTGATGATGAAAAAGTCATTGCTGGTCAAGGTACGGTAGCGATAGAAATTATGAATGACTGTGATCAGAAAGTGGATTATGTTTTTGCTGGAATTGGTGGGGGCGGCTTAATGTCTGGTCTAAGCACCTATATTAAAAGTGTTTCACCTGATACAAAAATGATTGGTGTTGAGCCGGCTGGGGCTGCAAGTATGAAGGAATCCTTAAAAGAAAACAAGGTCATAACCCTCCATGATATTGATAACTTTGTAGACGGGTGTGCAGTAAAAACTCCAGGCAGTAAAACTTTTGAAATTTGTCGTGAGCTTGAAGACATCATTGTCGTTCCAGAAGGTAAAGTATGTACGAGTATTCTAGAGTTGTATAATGAACATGCCATTGTTGTAGAACCAGCAGGCGCTTTAACTGTAGCAGCATTAGATTTTTACAAGGATGAAATTAAAGGGAAAAATGTTGTCCTTGTCATTAGTGGGGGCAACAATGATATCGGAAGAATGCAGGAGATTAAAGAACGCTCCATGCTCTATGAGGGACTACTCTATTACTTTATCGTAAACTTCCCACAAAGAGCCGGTGCATTAAGAGAGTTTCTAATAGAAGTTTTAGATCCAACAGATGATATTACAAGATTCGAGTATACAAAAAAGAATAACAAAGAAAACGGACCAGCATTAGTAGGTATCGAGATTCAAAAGAGAGAAAACTATCAAGGATTAATCGACCGTATGAAGAAAAAAGGCTTTTCCTTCATGGAAGTCAACAAAGACCCCGACCTTTTTAATCTATTGATTTAA
- the fabF gene encoding beta-ketoacyl-ACP synthase II, with protein sequence MKKRVVITGVGAVTPVGNDALITWENIKNGVSGIAESTTIDKNRVDVSIVGEVKDFEPANYMDKKEAKRMGRFSQFAVAASKMAMEDAGLKVGENAVAERVGVWIGSGIGGIGTFEEEFQKFLNKGQRRVSPFTIPMLIPDMAAGRVSIELGAKGINNCSVTACASGANSIGDAFRSVQLGVADVIVAGGTEAAITEMTIAGFSNMTALSKNPDPKKASRPFDKNRDGFVLGEGSGILILEELEHARSRGAKIYAEIIGYGATGDAYHITTPAPDAEGAARAMREAIEEAGISHQQIDYINAHGTSTPYNDLYETNAIKTVFKEHAYNLSVSSTKSMTGHLLGGAGALEAVISILAMRDGVMPPTINYETPDEKLDLDYVPNVARQKNLQVVMSNSLGFGGHNATLIFKKI encoded by the coding sequence GTGAAAAAGAGAGTAGTCATTACAGGTGTCGGTGCGGTTACTCCAGTAGGAAATGATGCATTGATTACGTGGGAGAATATTAAAAATGGTGTTTCTGGAATCGCAGAGTCAACTACCATTGATAAAAATAGAGTGGATGTTTCCATTGTAGGAGAGGTAAAGGACTTTGAACCGGCCAACTATATGGATAAAAAAGAAGCGAAACGGATGGGACGGTTTAGTCAATTTGCTGTTGCTGCTAGTAAAATGGCAATGGAAGATGCGGGATTAAAAGTTGGTGAAAACGCAGTCGCAGAGAGAGTAGGAGTATGGATTGGCTCTGGAATTGGTGGTATTGGAACATTTGAAGAAGAGTTCCAAAAATTCCTCAATAAAGGTCAGCGGAGGGTGAGTCCGTTTACTATTCCGATGCTCATTCCAGATATGGCGGCAGGTCGAGTATCGATTGAACTCGGTGCAAAAGGAATAAATAATTGCTCTGTAACTGCTTGCGCTTCTGGAGCAAATTCAATTGGTGATGCGTTTCGTTCAGTTCAGCTCGGGGTAGCAGACGTGATTGTTGCTGGAGGAACAGAAGCAGCTATAACAGAAATGACGATCGCTGGATTTTCTAACATGACAGCCTTGTCAAAAAATCCAGACCCTAAGAAGGCGAGCCGTCCTTTTGATAAAAATCGTGATGGCTTTGTTCTTGGAGAAGGAAGTGGAATCCTCATATTAGAAGAGCTTGAACATGCACGCTCACGTGGTGCGAAAATTTATGCGGAAATTATCGGATATGGTGCTACAGGAGACGCTTACCATATTACAACACCAGCTCCAGATGCAGAAGGTGCAGCGCGGGCGATGCGCGAAGCAATTGAAGAAGCTGGAATATCTCATCAACAGATTGATTACATAAATGCACATGGAACTTCCACACCATACAATGATCTATATGAAACAAATGCAATTAAAACTGTATTTAAAGAGCATGCTTACAATCTGTCTGTAAGTTCAACTAAATCAATGACTGGCCACTTATTAGGTGGCGCTGGAGCCTTAGAAGCGGTCATCTCCATATTAGCGATGAGAGATGGAGTGATGCCACCAACTATTAATTACGAAACGCCTGACGAAAAATTAGATTTGGATTATGTACCAAATGTAGCCCGTCAAAAGAATCTACAAGTAGTAATGTCCAACTCCTTAGGCTTTGGTGGACATAATGCTACATTAATCTTCAAAAAAATATAA